The genomic region CCATCTTGTTTGTAAGGGCGAAAAGTCTTCTCGCACTTCTGATTTTTGGCACACGGTGGCAGCAGATACCAAGTTATTCTGATAGCAAGTGACTCAAGCACATTCAAATAAAATGAACGTTCTTTTTATTAATAAAGTGGGAAATAACGGCTATAAGAAAAGTGAAAATCAAACCCATccatattattttttcttcatttctcaTCTGtttaaacacacaaaaacaacacaagtgTAGAAAACAATACTGCAACATCCCTTGGAAGGAATCTGATAATAGGTAAAAAGAACAGTTCATTGCTATGTTTTCAAgtattcctttttatttttctcccccCAGATTATTTTACTGTCGTCTTGAACATGTGACCGTGTGATAAAAGCCAATGACGTCGGAAAATCATCGCGATCGAGAGACGTTTAGATGAAGTAGACACACACCTCTGTGAATGCATTCATTGATCGTCAAGCCCATGGTCGAATCGTCAAATACCTCTTAAGtgacgaacaaaaaaaaaacttcttcaCCTTTCAGGTAAAGTGCTTTCTTTTTGTCCACTGCACGGAATTGTATGTTGATCATTTCATTGTTCTTATACGTTGAAAGGCTTGTCAAGTTAggcatgcaaaaaaacaaaaacagctacACTTGTGTGATAGACTTTAATAGGACTTTAATGTAGCCAATTGATAATTCCCAAAactatattttatattactgTTATGTTGAGTACTTGGGTTCAAAGGTGGAGGCCAGTTTGGAATAGCCGCATGAATTGCCTCTTTCAAGTGTGATGCAACATGCAATCCTCAATTCCTTGATCCAGTAAGTTCAACTAAATTCTGGTTAACACTTTTAGTTTGACAAATTTAGCATCTCATTATTTTTCATGCATCCCTTTAAATCTGCCATTGCATCAGCGTACAGTTAATAGAATGACAAATGTCAAAACATCAATGACATTTGTAGTGGATTGTCACGATGAAAGATTTGGAGTATCTTTACAATGTACAGTACAGCTTGGCACTTTTTAAGCAAACATGTAAACTATTGCTGCCATTATAGTAATGTTGGCTTTAAACTAAAAGCTAGTAAACATAGGCTTACTCTGTATTATCCACTTTGAAAGAAATGGCAAACAATCTGGAGAGGTCAGTCAGTATATGACCCATCCACAATTCCATTCTCACTaaaacaatgattttttttgcgtgtgtgtgtgtgtgtgtgtgtgtgggggggggggggttggggggggatcAAAGCAAGAAAATGTCATGTAACAAAAATATAAGGACAATTATATGTTTCGAAACACTAGAATTATGCAAGTTCCTTTTGGACCAAATGTATGAATTTAAGCatggtgtcttagcattttcacactcacacctgaGTAATTTGGAGTGCCCAGTCGgcctaatgaatgaatgaatgaaagaaaatgaTCTTGAGTAATACAGTCTATATGATATAATTGGATTACCTTTGTTCATTGTAATATTTAATTGAAGACATCTGAAATGAGCAAACAATAATGCATTGTGATCGGTGCAGCACAGGGACTGTGGAGCGGAGCATGTTGATGTCAATGACTGAGAGTAACCTCAGCCAATGGCACGTCAGCGGTCGCTGCAGCCTACAGCAGCTCAGCACGTGCACATGCGCAGATTCCATCCGGCCCTCACGTCACGTGATGCTGTGCTGTGGTGGCTGGATGTCCTCTCTCAAAGCAATTGGCTGAGAATGATCTTGCTATGGAAAGACGTCATGTGAGCGAGCATCAGATGAGATCAGTAAAACATTGCTTTCTTCTAATCTGCTTGGTGGACACTTTGATTGCAATTACCTGAAAGCAAGGAAATATTGAGATCACCCAAGGCTCATTCAGATCAGCATGTTCACAATGGTTATTACCATAATGTCACCCATGATCATCAGTCCTAGTACATGATTTTTGGTGCAATATGTGAATATGAAATCTGTCTTTATTAAATTTGAAGatcagaagtgagccaaatattGCTGGTGATGTGATTTTCTACTTCCAATTTGCCCGACCAGTCAGTTCACATGAAGGCACCTgttaagaaaacaacaacaacccgtTTAAGGATTGGCGTGGTAATTAGACCGGTATTGCGGACGGAAAAGCTCTCGTGTAGTGTCGGGTCCGCTGCACTTTGGAAGAACTCGGTCACCTGTTTTCCGTAGACATTTTCCAGAAATGTGGGATattgtcttcaaacaacttctcAGGTAAACTGGCATTCATATACCTGATCTTGTTCCTATGATTGCTCATAATTTGAACGACAAAACCGTACTAGTGTATGTagtctttgttttgcttttcactCATTTTCGTCTCTGCCAATCAGAAGCATCGTTTCAGCCAAAAGGGAGAAAAATTGTTTTTCATTCGACCGAGAGGCATTTTATGTTAGTGACCGATTATTTATCATATGCTAATATTTCATTGAACAGAAATGCAATTTAATGTAATGCAAAATCAGTAGCAGATGAATCTAATTCATATATTATACCACAaatgaagatgttttttttttttttttttttggagaacaTGAGAATTTAGAGctgtgtaaaataaaaatgacccgTAGTAACCTTAGCCAGCATGACTGCAGCTTGTTGTTAGGGGGATGGATTTCATAGTATCGTTGACGCTTCCCTCCGTGCCTGATTTATTTGGCTTGCATGACCTTTTTTGGAAGCCGAGGCTTGTGGCGTGAGCATTTTCCTCCTATCAGATTGCAGGGGGAGTGCGTAGAAGGAAGCCTGGCTGGCAGGGTGGGGttttttcctgggggggagggacCAACCAAGCTGGCCGGGCTGCTGTTTGAAAATGATGATCGGCTGCTTGTAGTCTAGAAACCAAGGAGATTAGAAGATTTTAGAATAGAATATTTTACAGTTCAAGGAGCTTTATTGTACAGCAAAATTTCAACCAGGTCGAAAACTGAGTTCAAGAAATGCAATGTgagtatttttattcattgtgcAGTGTTAATTGAATGGATTTGTCATCTCTTAAAGCTTTCACTTGCAtgcctttttttcctcattttgtTTTAGATAGCACAATCATCTTGTTTCCTCTGATGAGAATGTGCGCAGGCAGCCTTGTTGCTGAATATTCACCATCAATGTTTGACTCCATCTTAATATGTGAATAAGGTGATGACTGCTGTCAATCCGGTCTAGTGCAGCAACCAGGCACTTGTTGTCATTTGGAGGGTATCAAGGGGAGGGTGTGTTTCCAGTCTCCATCATCTCTTATGAATGTAAAATAGATAGGGGGAAAAAGCCGTAGTGTGGTCAGTCATGCACCAAGCGAGGATGCTGAGGGTGTTGTCTCGCCATAAACTGCTGATCTGGGCGCTTGCCGAGAGCCAACAGCTGGTAAATGGTGTAAATAATTCTGAGCGTTGATCAATGGAATCGCATTTCTTCTCTTGGTGTTAATTTATAGTACAATAAAGACAGCCTAGAGCTGGTAGAAAATTTGGACAGAGAGCTGTGGTTTGATCTCTAATCTTTAATATTTGATGGGACGGAATTTTATGGTAATATCAGTGTTGGATCTGAGTGGAAAACAGCTGGGATTGGGTCCGGCTCAAGGAGCATTTAGGGTTTAGTACATGTCAGTCCACCAACCGTTGGGAGGATAGAACAGCTGACTGCTCTACTTTTAAAATCTGCTCGATTGCTCCATTGCAGTTGGAATCGTCTCAGTTTAAGAATTTGGGGGTTTTGAAAAGTTCTGCTTTGCGTAGCATGTGAACAGTGTCACAACTCTTGACTCGTATCTCATCTAAAATGTCCACAAGGTCATCTGACGGATTGGCTATGATGCTATTGTTGgggtaaggggaaaaaaaatattaggtaAAGCCACGGCAGCCTTATCCAGAATCAATGGAGCATTATGCAAGGTTTGACACTGGAATCTGTGTCAGAGATGTCAGAATAACCATGGCTACTTCTGAAACACCCAGGTGCCAGTCTGGTGTGTACTTAAGTCACATGTCGTGCAATTAGAGCAGGGAAGCAAGGTTGCAACGCCATGACGCCACAGACCACTACACCGGCCACATTCATTGAATCGTTTGATTCTGAGCAGACAGAGTCATGTAAAATGAGCTTGTTTACCTTGTGTGCTTCTCCTCTTGCAGTGACCGTGTGTGAGCCCGGTGCCATGTCGGAGGTCGGAGTGCTTCAGCAGTCGGACTCTGTTGCCTTGAATGAGTCTACCTGTGATTCAGGGAAAAATGGAGCAGCCCTTGATCATGTTTTGGATACGGCCAAGTATGTACACCACACAACAATGAGAAGTTGTTGTCATTTAATGATGGATACAGCATATATACACGTTCTTTTGGTATCGGGTCTGTTTTTATGCAAGGATCCGGTTTCTGCCTCTGGTCTTGGTGAAGAATGTGGCAGGCCAGCTAGGGACTTCACCCTTTTGTTTGACGTGTTTTTCCTGTTCCTCAGCGAGTCTTTAGAGGAAGAACCCACGgtggaaaaagaagaagagacaGCGGCCCCCGATGCTGTCAGCAGTAAGCCGGAGGTCTCCAATGAGCACAcctcaaacacacaaacaggtgATACAGGACACACACAGTGCTGATAAGAACACTGTTTACATTTGCTTCCCCCTTATCATTGGAATGTTTGCATGGGCAATATGGCTGCTTCATGATCACAGTAAGAGATGTGCGTGACGGACGGCTTCATGTTTGGTGGTCTCAGCTTGCAATTGCTCTCATTTCCCACAGGTAGTGACATCTGCTTCCTGTTCTTAGTCATCCTTTCCTGCCTTTGTACTGAAGGGGAAAGTGAAATTATTGTTCTCTCTTTTGGATTCGTAATTATTTGACAAATCATCAAGGATCAAATTGAGCATGGGACAAAATGGATGGGCATTTGTTGAGTGGAGCAGGGTTAAACATTAATTTGCTTGTTCCTGCTGTTGCAGCCAACAATGAGCAGCTGTTGGAGGCCATAAATGTGCCAGCAgcaaaatgacagcaatattgTGAGCATTGCCAGTTTATGCTGCTGAGATCATCATGGATTGAGATGTTCCTTTTACAATGAAGGATATATTATTTAATAAGGAGCTGTTGCCAAGCAATTGCGACCTGtcctggtgttttttttccctttagcaATTACCACTTAAATGAACCAGAACATTTAGTTCTTAATAGTTCTCTGAGCTCATATACTCTCTATGTCCTCCAGTAAATGGCCAGCGCCCAGGCTCTCTGTCAGTGTCAGCAGCACCGGCACCAGCACCAGAACCAGCACCGGGGTCCAACCTGTGGACAGGTCAAGCCGATGGCGAAGTGAAGCTCCGCATGGAAGATTCTGGCCTAGCAGCGGAGACCCCTTTAACGGTCCATCAGCTCTTCACAACAGCTGTGAAGAATTTTGGGAAGTATACCGCTGTGAGCTGGAAAGAAGGCGAGCAGAAGAAGAGCTTGAACTACACGCAATACTACGAGACCTGTCGCACAGCAGCCAAGAGCTTCCTTAAGGTACGTCATTCGAGACGCTCACCAATATTGCTTAGTCATTGAGTCGGGCCCTTCTGGGGATGCATGAACAAATCGTTTTTTTATGAGGTTTTCGCTTTCGTCACTAGATTCTGACGCTCAAACTATGAAGGTTTCCTTGGTTATGCTGTGGATGATTCGATGATATTTTCAGTCCCCGCCTGATTTGTTTCTTAGAAATAATTCCTTGCTGAATCCAGGCTAGCATTTCTACACATTAGTCTCAAGCACACAGCACTTTATTCTGTCTGGCATCTTCATGTCATGTGGTGGTGGACTTGAAAAGGCAAGTCAATGAAGCCTTGTTTGCTTCATTGTAGTATTTATGTTGACATCTAAAACATGATGGAAAAAGACAGTTTGTCTTCCTGCGTTTCGAACAAATCACGCTACACCATCTGCGCCACAACTTTGACCTACTTTTAGCTGGTCTTATGACTAGTTTCAAGAAATTGTCAAGTGCGCCATATAAGAGAATGGCCAAAGTCCCAATGGCACTTGAGATCGATCACATGCCCTGGTTTATGAAAGCAGAGGCCAAAATGTCAATCCAGGTTGCAATATTGACTCGATATATTTGTCTCTCTACAGCTTGGGTTGCAGCGTTGCCATGGCGTATGTATCCTCGGCTTCAACTCTGTCGAGTGGTTCATCGCTGACATCGGAGCCATTTTGGCAGGGTGAGCTGTTTATGCATATCACAAAAGGGACAACTACACTCAATGACATTGGCATCAAAAGAAGCTTAAGGCTGAAGCCCCGCTTCCTCCAGCTGTATTATGGTGAAACACGAGGCGTTCCACTGGCTTACCCAAACCCCCGTAGCAAAAGAAGAGCATGGCATTGATTGATAAAGGCTAAATCTGCTGATTACCATATTAATTGAAATATCACAGAACTATTCAGTTAAACTATTGTATCAAAGCAAACCATGCTAACGCCACACAGGAGGACGTGAGCCAGTGAATTGTCCCACTATGAGGCAGATGTGCACTTATTCAAATTCCAATGTAAATGTGCGTGTTGCAGCGGCTTCGCCGTGGGCATCTACGCAACCAACTCGCCAGAAGCATGCCAGTATGTGGCAGAGAACTGCAAGGCTAATATCCTTGTGGTGGAGAACCACAAGCAGCTGCAGAAAATCCTTCAAGTGCAAGACAGTTTGCCACATCTGAAAGCCATTGTCCAGTACAAGGGGAAACTGAAAGAGAAGAAAGCAAACCTGTACAGCGTAAGTCAACAAAGATGAACGGCGTGTGTAAAAAGCAGCAGTGGATCGAGCGGCATGGTCTTCTTCCCGCAGTGGTCCGACTTCATGAAACTGGGACATGACGTTCCTGATGTTTCGCTGGATGACATCATCGCCAAGCAGAAGCCTAATCAGTGCTGCACGCTCATTTACACCTCAGGAACCACCGGCCAGCCCAAAGGAGTCATGCTCAGCCATGATAATGTAAGCGCCCGCCTGATTCGCATGTGCCCAACGCTGACTTGAGCAAATTTTAAAAAGCGGAGCGCCCCAGGCTCTTCACATAGGACATCATTTGTGCACATTGATTTTTAATGTCTCCTTCGTAACCCTCAGCTGACATGGACGGCGCTCTCCACCGCTCGGCACGTGGGCCTGACGGATGCCACCGAGTCCCAGGAGGTGGTGGTCAGTTACCTTCCCCTCAGCCACATCGCCGCCCAGATGGTGGACATCTGGCTCACCATGAGGGTGGGCGGGGTCACGCACTTTGCCGACCCCGATGCACTTAAGGTCAgtcgtgtttgtttttattatgaTGATGACGCCACGATGATCTCTGGGTCTTGAAAAATCAGTCAAAACACATGCTTGAGTTGTACATGTGTCGTGGTGCTGTCCGTTTGCAGGGCTCCTTGGTGACCACCATGAAGGAGGTGCGTCCCACGGCCTTCATGGGGGTGCCACGTGTCTGGGAGAAGATGCAAGAGAAGATGAAGGCCACCGGAGCAAAGTCGTCCGCTGTTCGCCGCAAAGTTGCTGCCTGGGCCAAAGACGTGGGTCTGCAGACCAATCTATCCAAGATGAACGTGTGAGTAAATGCGGCATTGCAGTTTTGGACTTTTTACTGATCCGTTTAGGACAGCTGTTTGAAGATGCCTTTTCTCCTGAAGAAACAGAGCAGCGGAACACACGCCGTTGAGTTACCAAATAGCCAAGAAGCTGGTGTTCAAGAAGGTGCGCAAGGCTCTGGGTCTGGACCGCTGCCACAGGTGCTACACGGGTGCCGCCCCTATTACCCGGGACACGCTGGAGTTCTTCCTCAGCCTGGACATTCCATTGTACGAGCTGTACGGCATGAGCGAGTCCACCGGACCGCACACCATCTCCATCCCAGATGCCTTTAGGATCACCAGGTATTTGCCGCACGCAAGGGTGTCCAACTCTGGATCAATGGGCCGGTTCTGACCCTCAGGCCTTAAGGCAAGTGTCCCAATTTTGTTTTCGTTTTTGTTGCCCTCCAGCTGTGGCAAGGAGATCCCTGGGTGCAAGACAAAGTTGCACAACCCAGACCAAGATGGGACCGGCGAAGTCTGCTTCTGGGGTCGCCACGTCTTCATGGGTTACCTCAACATGGACAACAAGACTGAGGAAACTCTGGATTCGGAGGGCTGGCTGCATTCCGGCGACTTGGGCAAACGCGACAGCAATGGATTTCTCTTCATCACCGGTCGAATTAAAGGTGCGCTTGTTTGCTTGTGGAGCACACGGATATGGGAGAAAGCTTTTTACTTCTTTGAACAGGAGCTTCTTTAAATAGCTTTCTCAACAATGCTCCTTTTGTCATTTCAGAGTTAATCATCACAGCAGGGGGAGAGAACATCCCTCCTGTGCCTAGCGAGGATGCAGTCAAGGAAGCTCTGCCGCTGATTAGCAATGCCATGCTGATAGGAGACAAGAGAAAGTTCCTGTCCATGCTTCTCACCATTAAGGTATGACAAAACAATGTATTGTGTAAGCTTTACAGTCAACACGAGGTTCTCTTTTGGTCTTGCAGATAACACTGATTTTTATCTCAAATGTCATTTTCGATCTGTCAAAGGCTGTATGACGACACTGCCATCTGGTGGCTAATTACAACACCACATGACATGAccaaggaaagaaatgttagACGAGGATCCAGTTTggattcttgtttttgtttagattCCTATCAGAGCAAGATGAGCAGGAAGTACTTGGAGACTATATCGGTCATTTGAACTTTAAAAGTGCCATCTTTAAAACCACTTATAGTAAAGATGACTTTTTACCTACCGACAAGGTACAGACAACACAGAGACGCTCAACAGTTTCACGCTAGAGACTTTTAAAATAGGACcaattttttttggttcttaATTAAAATAACCGTGATTTCCCCTTCAGTGCGAGCTTAACGCCGACGGCGCCCCATTGGACGAGCTCACTCCAGAGGCCGTGGAGATCTGCAGGAAACTGGGAAGTCAAGCAACGCGCGTCTCCGAACTGGCAGGCGGCCGCGATCGCGCCGTAAACGCTGCCATCCAGGACGGCATCAACCGGGTGAATGAGAAAGCCATCTCCAACGCTCAGCGTATCCAAAAGTGGCACATTCTCCCGCAAGACTTCTCCATCACTGGAGGAGAGCTGGGTAAGTAGTGGCCATCTCAATAAGCGTGTGTGTACACGCTGTTCTCTGGTTAATGACTCGCCGCCCAAAACCAATTGACGGACATGATGGTCTATTCCTTTTCTGCAGGTCCCACCATGAAGCTGAAGCGGCCGGTGGTGTCCAAAATGTACCAAGAGCAGATTGACAACTTTTACAAGGAAGTGACATCTCCGACGACCCCTGACAACCCGCTGCCTACCAAATGAGGGAAACGAGTGACTTGCTCTTTGTTCTAATATATCCATCTGCTTGTTTATCGTTTTTTCAAGTTCTGTTTTTATTGCCTTATTTTGGTTTACATTTGTGGACAAGAGAAAGCCATTGTAAATTCAattagctttgttttttttttcaactatttATTTGTGTTGCATACGGATGTGAAGTAGCAGCAAAGAAAAGTTCGTTTGTGACGATGACCATTGATTGCACTGTCATACTTGAAAATGAAAATCACAAAATTCCCCAAATAGCTTTAAGAAAAGGCTGATTCAACAGTGAATTTTCAATTTGCTTGGGCCAAAGTTGGCAGTTTGCTTGGGCTAAAGACTTGTCCATACAGCCATACATAACATGTAACAAAGTAAATGCCCTCAGAATATTTATAAACACGTCTTGCAGTCAAGTTAAGCggtaagctaatgctagcgagaagctaacgaatgcatttaacacattattgtgttccccaagaataaCCTTCGATGCAGTTCATCTGATGCTACAACTCAAAATACATCCGCAAGTGCAACCATAGAGCACACAGCGCTAAAATTAGCAAAAAGACTAATGCTAATGATGCTAATGCTATGAAAACGAGGGTATCGTAGACACACATTAATGTGAAAGTGAAATACaggttattatttttgtgtcatctcaagcttaccgctttactctgtccgtcgtttccatagattgaaggaacGGAACCCTCAATCTTTCGGCAAATACTTTTTTGTGTAGATTAATGCATCCAACAAGGGAGAAGTTCGGTCTTgggcatccttgagttgtttgcaCGACAAAAGTCTCTCTGGgtaataaagatggcggatGGTGAAACCGTTTGGCCgcacccattaccttgtttggtagACTGCCGTAATAGATGAAGAATACAAAATGGATAGTAAAAAATATCCTCCAAACATATAAAAGTCCTGGAGACACGaagtgcacaataaaatgtatttaaaagctaaaaaaaaaaaaaaaaaaaaaaaaaaaaaaagggggatttTCCATTATATGTATGTAATGAAATCCTTCATTTGTGGATCGGTTGAAAAGGAAGTATCGCATTTAAATGTTAAATCCAGATTGTATACTTTATATGTTAAAAACATATCATCCAAATAGGTGAAGCTTTTTGGGCTGATGTGACAGCTGgaggctcgctcgctccctcgtTCATTTGCACTGGTTCCGGCCTCCTTAACGTGTGTTCACTTGCTGTGCTCTGAAATGGTATTGGATTGTAAATATGCTTTTGCTTTAAACCTTCATGTGTTTGTTTAAGTGCAAGGAAAATGAAACAATGTTGGATTATATTCAACTGGTATAACTGAGCTCTTTATATCTAAACAGTTGGCACACTTTATGCAACTTATGTCAAATGCTATTATGATCCTCAAGCATTTAGTTTCCCAGAAAACAGTCTCTACTTGAAAACTAAAGTTGATGAAATCCAAAGAGCTGTAACATGGTCTTAAATGAAGAGAATATTGTAAGCACTCTTTGGATTGTTGTAACGTGATGACTTAGGGAACTGGGTCATGCAAACCAGCTGAAGTTCTGGGTTTACGTGGTGTCATTTATTATTTCTACCATGTATTGTTTTGATGAAGGGATTGGGGGATGAGTGAGTTTTCCTTCTGTTAAATTACACTGGTTATATGCTGCCAGAATTTGTTACTCGATTTAATGAAGGAGAGGCGTACGTGTGTTCAACTGTAATTCAAAATAAGCACCAAGCTGTGACATTTCCTGGAAATTTGACTCAACTAATGATGCTCTTATTAGTAGGTATGTGGTTGGTGAGTCAGTTAGGCAGAAGGAAGCTGGTAAATGTCAATGACCAAACAGGAAATAATAAAAGTTCTCCATTCCAGTATCTTGTGTTTGTCTTATTTACAGACGCGCACAGGAGAGAATACATTTTGTCCTAAATGTATGAACGTTGAAGGTGAATTCATAATTTGTTCGACATTTGAACTCATTGTAATTTTAAGTGATCAAGCAGTGCAAAAATAACCCAACTAGGCCAAGTACTAACTACTACACAAAATTCTAGTTTTGTCTCACATAGGAGGTTGTGTTCAACTGGATGTAACAAAGGTCATTTTACGGTCAACGAGGCCATGTTAAATGTTTTAACGGGGATTCATTGATGGTAGTACCTCCATCACAGCGCCGTGACATCATTCTATTGATCAGCCCTGAAGCAATAAGGATCCTTTCCACCAGAAAATAATTTGCCCGATGGACGATCAGCGCGTGATGGGCCCGACCTATTTCTGCGTGCCCTTTGCACCCCACATGCAGCCACATGAACTCCATATGAACCCCGTGACCGAGTCGGCCGGCGGTCAATGATGAGACACCGTGACAGTACTTCATGACTTTAttatgattttcaaaataaaaataacattaaaataaCATGTTTTGACTATGACAACAACTTGCATCATATGGCCACATGGTGGCATTTCAATGCCAAGTTTGTCTTTGACCAAATTGAGTTGCTCATGTGCCCTTCAGCTGGTGCTGGTTTGTTCTGTGTTGACCACATCTTGATGTTGCCACCAATTTCCTCACAACCCCCCCTGTAAAAGCCCAGTCAAAGAATTGAACCCTTATAAATACACATGCACCCTGTCCACAGCATTTTTTCTGCTCTTCCTGTAAAGATGCACACAGCAGATTATTGACCTCAGCCGTATTGTCCAAGTGTAAATGGCCAGCTCCCGCAGTCCCCTCCTTTCCTATGACGTGTTTGTGCCGAGCGAGCGCATCGTCTATGAAACCATACATCAAAGCACAGGAAAAccaaaaattccccccaaaaaaagacattttgtttttgtttttttttagcttaacAGCTCCCTGAACTAAAGTGTGGCGTTCTCTCTGTGGTCCAGTTATTGTGACTGGAAGCAGACAGTGATTAAGTTGAGGTCATCCAGCAAACATCTGCAACACCTGCTTCTTGGTGCTCAGCTGTCATGAGATACACAAAAACATTACAGGGAACGTGCCGGGAAAAACAGTTCAGgccaaaaaaaagagcttcgagAGGGCATGTTGGTTGGTGACTACTCGTGACAAAACGTGCCCAAATTCAAGACAATTAAattaacaaaaacaatttggcaaaaaacaatatCATATTGCATGTAAATATTGTATAAAATCcttaaaaatacaatttaggTAACTATTTAAGTACTGAAGTCATCACAGCCAAAAGTGCAGAGGTCCATAAATAAAACGTAGACTGTGGGTAGACTGCGGGGCATTTCTCGGGTCAACATCCACTCCAATGACCCGGTTGGGTAAAAAGACTAGCGGGTCAAACAGTCAAGAGTTCATGAACTCGGACGTACACTCAGAAGAGGACGCCTGGCTGTCACACAAAGCAACTGGGAGTCGGTCGGGGTTTTGTTGACAGAGGCAGAGGCACAGGCGGGATGGGCCGGGCCGGGGGGGGCCGGGGGGGCGTTGAAGGGCTGTTTCAAAACAACAGCAGTGAGCAGAGTGACGGCCCCCGCAACACGCCAGTATTAAAGCTACACAATAAATACACAAAAGGCAGAGCGGCAAAGGACGCATTCAGTTCAAGTGTGGACCTCAACcccaggctgctgctgctgcatggcATTTCTCTCCAGCTTGTGGAACTATGTTGAAGCCTAGGCGGGAGCTTCATCAAGAAAGGCCATTGCCCTGTCTAATGTGAAtgtagtgctttgctgccatctcgTGGCAACCACGTGCAACTACAAACCTGTTGTAAACATTACTATTACTGTCATGGACTATGAAGTGAACTGGGTTAGTTAGGCTCCCTGTGACCCTGAGCGCACTTTTTCAGCTTAACAATGTCCATACTTGTACACGTGATTGGTGAAGAAGTCTGCCAGTTG from Syngnathus scovelli strain Florida chromosome 10, RoL_Ssco_1.2, whole genome shotgun sequence harbors:
- the acsbg2 gene encoding long-chain-fatty-acid--CoA ligase ACSBG2 isoform X3, with product MQLTVCEPGAMSEVGVLQQSDSVALNESTCDSGKNGAALDHVLDTANESLEEEPTVEKEEETAAPDAVSSKPEVSNEHTSNTQTVNGQRPGSLSVSAAPAPAPEPAPGSNLWTGQADGEVKLRMEDSGLAAETPLTVHQLFTTAVKNFGKYTAVSWKEGEQKKSLNYTQYYETCRTAAKSFLKLGLQRCHGVCILGFNSVEWFIADIGAILAGGFAVGIYATNSPEACQYVAENCKANILVVENHKQLQKILQVQDSLPHLKAIVQYKGKLKEKKANLYSWSDFMKLGHDVPDVSLDDIIAKQKPNQCCTLIYTSGTTGQPKGVMLSHDNLTWTALSTARHVGLTDATESQEVVVSYLPLSHIAAQMVDIWLTMRVGGVTHFADPDALKGSLVTTMKEVRPTAFMGVPRVWEKMQEKMKATGAKSSAVRRKVAAWAKDVGLQTNLSKMNVNRAAEHTPLSYQIAKKLVFKKVRKALGLDRCHRCYTGAAPITRDTLEFFLSLDIPLYELYGMSESTGPHTISIPDAFRITSCGKEIPGCKTKLHNPDQDGTGEVCFWGRHVFMGYLNMDNKTEETLDSEGWLHSGDLGKRDSNGFLFITGRIKELIITAGGENIPPVPSEDAVKEALPLISNAMLIGDKRKFLSMLLTIKCELNADGAPLDELTPEAVEICRKLGSQATRVSELAGGRDRAVNAAIQDGINRVNEKAISNAQRIQKWHILPQDFSITGGELGPTMKLKRPVVSKMYQEQIDNFYKEVTSPTTPDNPLPTK
- the acsbg2 gene encoding long-chain-fatty-acid--CoA ligase ACSBG2 isoform X1; amino-acid sequence: MSLFTLCASPLAVTVCEPGAMSEVGVLQQSDSVALNESTCDSGKNGAALDHVLDTANESLEEEPTVEKEEETAAPDAVSSKPEVSNEHTSNTQTVNGQRPGSLSVSAAPAPAPEPAPGSNLWTGQADGEVKLRMEDSGLAAETPLTVHQLFTTAVKNFGKYTAVSWKEGEQKKSLNYTQYYETCRTAAKSFLKLGLQRCHGVCILGFNSVEWFIADIGAILAGGFAVGIYATNSPEACQYVAENCKANILVVENHKQLQKILQVQDSLPHLKAIVQYKGKLKEKKANLYSWSDFMKLGHDVPDVSLDDIIAKQKPNQCCTLIYTSGTTGQPKGVMLSHDNLTWTALSTARHVGLTDATESQEVVVSYLPLSHIAAQMVDIWLTMRVGGVTHFADPDALKGSLVTTMKEVRPTAFMGVPRVWEKMQEKMKATGAKSSAVRRKVAAWAKDVGLQTNLSKMNVNRAAEHTPLSYQIAKKLVFKKVRKALGLDRCHRCYTGAAPITRDTLEFFLSLDIPLYELYGMSESTGPHTISIPDAFRITSCGKEIPGCKTKLHNPDQDGTGEVCFWGRHVFMGYLNMDNKTEETLDSEGWLHSGDLGKRDSNGFLFITGRIKELIITAGGENIPPVPSEDAVKEALPLISNAMLIGDKRKFLSMLLTIKCELNADGAPLDELTPEAVEICRKLGSQATRVSELAGGRDRAVNAAIQDGINRVNEKAISNAQRIQKWHILPQDFSITGGELGPTMKLKRPVVSKMYQEQIDNFYKEVTSPTTPDNPLPTK
- the acsbg2 gene encoding long-chain-fatty-acid--CoA ligase ACSBG2 isoform X2 gives rise to the protein MTPQTTTPATFIESFDSEQTESCKMSLFTLCASPLAVTVCEPGAMSEVGVLQQSDSVALNESTCDSGKNGAALDHVLDTANESLEEEPTVEKEEETAAPDAVSSKPEVSNEHTSNTQTVNGQRPGSLSVSAAPAPAPEPAPGSNLWTGQADGEVKLRMEDSGLAAETPLTVHQLFTTAVKNFGKYTAVSWKEGEQKKSLNYTQYYETCRTAAKSFLKLGLQRCHGVCILGFNSVEWFIADIGAILAGGFAVGIYATNSPEACQYVAENCKANILVVENHKQLQKILQVQDSLPHLKAIVQYKGKLKEKKANLYSWSDFMKLGHDVPDVSLDDIIAKQKPNQCCTLIYTSGTTGQPKGVMLSHDNLTWTALSTARHVGLTDATESQEVVVSYLPLSHIAAQMVDIWLTMRVGGVTHFADPDALKGSLVTTMKEVRPTAFMGVPRVWEKMQEKMKATGAKSSAVRRKVAAWAKDVGLQTNLSKMNVAAEHTPLSYQIAKKLVFKKVRKALGLDRCHRCYTGAAPITRDTLEFFLSLDIPLYELYGMSESTGPHTISIPDAFRITSCGKEIPGCKTKLHNPDQDGTGEVCFWGRHVFMGYLNMDNKTEETLDSEGWLHSGDLGKRDSNGFLFITGRIKELIITAGGENIPPVPSEDAVKEALPLISNAMLIGDKRKFLSMLLTIKCELNADGAPLDELTPEAVEICRKLGSQATRVSELAGGRDRAVNAAIQDGINRVNEKAISNAQRIQKWHILPQDFSITGGELGPTMKLKRPVVSKMYQEQIDNFYKEVTSPTTPDNPLPTK